In one window of Tellurirhabdus rosea DNA:
- a CDS encoding PVC-type heme-binding CxxCH protein, which produces MMNLLPVRFTRKAALLSAAGLLVGGTLISAYQNTNPGLGSRPFLTEFFAGLSDDDKHDPKYAVAALDVAPGLEATLFAAEPMLTNPTNIDVDARGRVWVCEAYNYRPAITGNPTHQEGDRIVILEDTNEDGKAEKQTIFYQGPELQSPLGIWVQGKRVIVANSPNIYVFTDENGDDKADKKEILFTGLSGEQHDHGMHTFVFGPDGKWYFNFGNEGKQIRDKDGKPLFDRSTGREIDTKNYRQGMVFRCNPDGSEMEVLGHNFRNNYEVALDSYGTMWQSDNDDDGNKGVRINYVMEYGNYGYTDEMTGAGWQANRTNIEPEIPRRHWHLNDPGVVPNLLQTGAGSPTGIIVYEGKLLPKQFQNQVIHCDAGPNVVRAYPVQNDGAGYKAEIVNVLHGARNQWFRPSDVCVAPDGSLMVSDWYDPGVGGHQAGDLNRGRIFRVAPPNTPYRMPKVDLTTTAGAIEALQSPNMAIRYTAWNKLHDLGAGAEKDLAKFYKSAADSRMKARALWLLSKLDEKKARKHVEAALKDADPNLRITALRAARQLKGDVTPYIRQLVNDTDPQVRRECALALHRNNTPEAADLWAQLAMRHDGKDRWYLEALGIGADGQWDRFYSAWLKRAGANPIGTEAGKDLVWRARTKESVPLLARLAGDPQTDLSQRLRYFRAFDFNPGATEKSNALLSILNANPNDSQITKLALRHLDPAFVKQTPAAMASLQKLMDEVYGMPEYMEMVGRYEPASENQRLMQLALKKSMEGMGRDASRQLLKQNGAPLVMEVINGSDAEAASKMVMALRMVGSKESLDMLKSVALDEKRPQRLRMDATRALGGSGSGEDLVIALLKSGDIKGDYKKAAVQGVSNAWRRSIRTEAASFLDVPATAEGKKMPAMTELLAMKGDAGKGVSIFKNNCSVCHQVNGEGMDFGPKLSEIGSKLPKEGQYLAVLHPDAGISFGYEGWEVKFKDGSTVTGIVSSKTETDLQMKFPGGVVTNYKMADVKSMKQMDSSMMPSGLHEAMSTQELVDLVEYLATLKRK; this is translated from the coding sequence ATGATGAATTTGCTACCGGTGCGATTCACCCGAAAAGCCGCCCTGCTGTCGGCCGCGGGTCTGCTTGTGGGAGGAACGCTCATCAGCGCCTACCAGAACACCAATCCGGGGCTGGGGTCCCGGCCTTTTCTGACCGAATTCTTTGCGGGTCTTTCCGACGATGACAAGCACGACCCGAAATATGCCGTTGCCGCTCTGGACGTAGCGCCCGGCCTCGAAGCCACCCTGTTTGCGGCCGAGCCGATGCTGACCAACCCGACCAACATCGACGTGGATGCGCGCGGACGGGTCTGGGTTTGCGAAGCCTATAACTACCGCCCCGCGATCACGGGCAACCCGACCCACCAGGAAGGCGACCGGATCGTGATTCTGGAAGATACGAACGAAGACGGCAAGGCCGAAAAACAGACGATTTTCTACCAGGGGCCCGAACTCCAGTCGCCGCTCGGCATCTGGGTGCAGGGCAAACGGGTCATCGTCGCCAACAGTCCCAATATCTACGTCTTTACGGACGAAAACGGGGACGATAAAGCCGACAAAAAAGAGATTCTGTTTACGGGTCTGAGCGGCGAGCAGCACGACCACGGCATGCACACCTTCGTGTTCGGACCGGATGGCAAATGGTATTTCAACTTCGGGAACGAAGGCAAACAGATTCGGGATAAAGACGGCAAACCGCTGTTCGACCGCTCGACGGGCCGCGAAATCGACACGAAAAACTACCGGCAGGGCATGGTCTTCCGCTGCAACCCGGACGGGTCGGAAATGGAAGTGCTGGGCCATAATTTCCGGAACAACTACGAAGTGGCGCTGGACTCGTACGGCACCATGTGGCAGTCGGACAACGACGACGATGGCAACAAGGGCGTGCGCATCAACTACGTGATGGAGTACGGCAACTACGGCTACACCGACGAAATGACGGGCGCGGGCTGGCAGGCCAACCGGACCAACATCGAACCCGAAATTCCGCGCCGCCACTGGCACCTCAACGACCCGGGCGTGGTGCCGAACCTGTTGCAGACGGGCGCGGGCTCACCGACCGGCATCATCGTTTACGAAGGAAAATTGCTGCCGAAACAGTTTCAGAATCAGGTGATTCACTGCGATGCCGGTCCCAATGTGGTCCGGGCGTATCCGGTGCAGAACGACGGGGCGGGGTACAAGGCGGAGATCGTCAACGTCCTGCACGGTGCCCGCAACCAGTGGTTCCGTCCCTCCGACGTGTGCGTCGCGCCGGACGGTTCGCTGATGGTATCCGACTGGTACGACCCCGGCGTGGGCGGCCACCAGGCGGGCGATCTGAACCGCGGCCGGATTTTCCGCGTCGCTCCGCCCAACACGCCTTACCGCATGCCGAAAGTGGACCTGACGACGACGGCGGGCGCCATCGAAGCCCTGCAAAGTCCGAACATGGCGATCCGCTACACCGCCTGGAACAAGCTGCATGACCTGGGTGCCGGGGCCGAAAAAGACCTGGCTAAATTTTACAAATCGGCGGCCGATTCGCGCATGAAAGCCCGGGCCCTCTGGCTGCTGAGCAAACTGGACGAGAAAAAGGCCCGCAAACACGTTGAAGCGGCCCTGAAAGACGCCGACCCCAACCTGCGCATCACGGCTCTCCGCGCCGCCCGCCAGCTGAAAGGCGACGTGACGCCGTACATCCGGCAACTGGTCAACGATACCGACCCGCAGGTCCGCCGCGAGTGCGCGCTGGCCCTGCACCGCAACAACACCCCCGAAGCGGCCGACCTCTGGGCCCAGCTGGCGATGCGCCACGACGGCAAAGACCGCTGGTACCTCGAAGCCCTCGGCATCGGAGCCGACGGGCAGTGGGACCGCTTTTATTCGGCCTGGCTGAAACGCGCCGGGGCCAACCCCATCGGGACGGAAGCCGGAAAAGATCTGGTCTGGCGCGCCCGGACCAAAGAATCGGTACCGCTGCTGGCTCGTCTGGCCGGTGATCCTCAGACCGACCTGAGCCAGCGGCTCCGGTACTTCCGGGCGTTCGACTTCAACCCCGGAGCCACCGAGAAATCGAACGCGCTGCTGAGTATCCTCAACGCCAATCCGAACGACAGCCAGATTACAAAACTGGCCCTGCGGCACCTCGACCCGGCTTTTGTGAAGCAGACGCCCGCGGCAATGGCGTCGCTGCAAAAGCTGATGGACGAAGTGTACGGCATGCCGGAGTATATGGAAATGGTAGGGCGCTACGAACCGGCTTCCGAAAACCAGCGGCTGATGCAGCTGGCCCTCAAAAAATCAATGGAAGGCATGGGTCGGGATGCTTCCCGGCAGTTGCTCAAGCAGAACGGGGCACCGCTGGTGATGGAGGTGATCAACGGCAGCGACGCCGAAGCAGCCTCCAAAATGGTGATGGCCCTCCGCATGGTCGGCAGCAAAGAATCGCTGGACATGCTGAAAAGTGTGGCGCTGGACGAAAAACGGCCCCAGCGGCTCCGGATGGACGCGACCCGCGCCCTCGGTGGCAGCGGCAGCGGCGAAGACCTGGTGATTGCCCTGCTTAAATCGGGCGACATCAAAGGCGATTACAAAAAGGCGGCCGTGCAGGGCGTGAGCAACGCGTGGCGGCGCTCGATCCGGACCGAGGCGGCATCTTTCCTCGACGTGCCGGCAACGGCGGAAGGCAAGAAAATGCCCGCCATGACTGAACTGCTCGCCATGAAAGGAGATGCTGGCAAGGGCGTCAGCATTTTCAAGAATAATTGTTCCGTCTGCCACCAGGTGAACGGGGAAGGCATGGATTTCGGGCCAAAGCTGTCGGAAATCGGCAGTAAATTGCCGAAAGAAGGCCAGTACCTCGCCGTGCTGCACCCGGATGCGGGCATCAGTTTCGGCTACGAAGGCTGGGAGGTAAAGTTCAAGGATGGCAGCACCGTAACGGGTATTGTTTCCAGCAAGACCGAAACGGACCTGCAGATGAAGTTCCCCGGTGGGGTAGTGACCAATTACAAAATGGCTGATGTCAAATCGATGAAGCAGATGGATTCGTCGATGATGCCCTCGGGCCTGCACGAAGCCATGTCAACCCAGGAGCTGGTCGATCTGGTGGAGTACCTGGCGACGCTGAAGCGCAAGTAA
- a CDS encoding hydroxypyruvate isomerase family protein yields MIRRDFVKAALTATGASLTGAVAASDNWHSQPASLPKNKFKLAYAPHFGMFEGHAGKDPIDQLRFMADTGFTALEDNGMMGRTPEMQEKIGKELTRLGMKMGVFVVDKGGNGANTLAAGKPEYVDIFLNGCKRAVEVAKRCGAKYMTVVPGDFERNLPIGIQTGNVIDALRRGADILAPHGLVMVLEPLSDNPNLFLRTSDQTYEICRAVNSPACKILFDVYHMQKNEGHIIPHINWCWNEIAYFQIGDNPGRKEPTTGEINYKNVFRHVYQKAKADNKEFIWGMEHGNSKPGKDGELALIQAYVESDSFAV; encoded by the coding sequence ATGATTCGCAGAGATTTTGTAAAAGCAGCTCTGACGGCTACCGGTGCTTCGCTGACGGGAGCCGTTGCGGCCTCCGATAACTGGCATTCGCAACCGGCCTCGCTTCCCAAAAACAAGTTCAAGCTGGCCTACGCGCCGCACTTCGGTATGTTTGAAGGCCATGCCGGAAAAGACCCCATCGACCAGCTGCGATTTATGGCCGATACGGGCTTTACGGCCCTGGAAGACAACGGCATGATGGGCCGCACGCCCGAAATGCAGGAGAAAATCGGGAAGGAACTGACCCGCCTCGGCATGAAAATGGGGGTGTTTGTCGTCGATAAAGGCGGCAACGGCGCCAATACGCTGGCGGCAGGAAAACCCGAATACGTGGACATTTTCCTCAACGGCTGCAAACGGGCCGTCGAAGTGGCCAAACGCTGCGGCGCCAAATACATGACCGTCGTGCCCGGCGACTTTGAGCGGAACCTGCCCATCGGAATCCAGACCGGGAACGTCATTGATGCCCTGCGGCGCGGTGCCGACATTCTGGCCCCGCACGGACTCGTCATGGTGCTGGAACCGCTAAGCGACAACCCGAACCTGTTTCTGCGTACCTCCGACCAGACGTACGAAATCTGCCGCGCCGTCAACAGTCCGGCCTGCAAGATTCTGTTCGATGTCTACCACATGCAGAAAAACGAAGGACACATCATCCCGCACATCAACTGGTGCTGGAACGAGATTGCCTATTTTCAGATTGGCGACAATCCGGGCCGGAAAGAGCCGACGACGGGGGAGATCAACTACAAAAATGTCTTCAGACACGTCTACCAGAAAGCCAAAGCCGACAACAAGGAGTTCATCTGGGGCATGGAACACGGCAATTCCAAACCCGGCAAGGACGGCGAACTGGCCCTGATTCAGGCGTACGTGGAGTCGGACAGCTTTGCGGTTTAA
- a CDS encoding isoamylase early set domain-containing protein has protein sequence MPLTKQYLKSKPTICKVTFSLPAETVNGAKTVTVVGSFNGWDAAAAPLKKQKDGSYKAIIELPVGQEYEFRYLIDGEKWANDQEADKFVASGVSADENSVVVL, from the coding sequence ATGCCGCTCACGAAACAATACCTTAAGAGCAAGCCTACGATTTGCAAAGTGACGTTTTCCCTGCCGGCCGAAACTGTGAATGGTGCCAAAACCGTAACCGTGGTTGGGTCCTTCAATGGCTGGGACGCGGCGGCAGCTCCGCTGAAGAAACAGAAAGATGGTTCATACAAAGCCATCATCGAACTACCTGTAGGTCAGGAATATGAATTCCGCTACCTGATTGACGGCGAGAAGTGGGCCAACGACCAGGAAGCCGACAAATTTGTGGCCAGCGGCGTTTCTGCTGACGAAAATTCGGTAGTCGTTCTATAA
- a CDS encoding TonB-dependent receptor — protein MRKILFFCLYLIAISSALAQHTLTGRVIHGESREPVIGATVFIPELRSGASTDVNGDFRLTNLPSGSLTVQVSYVAHKTVIQKVQLTGSQKVDFVMENAVNSLEEVIVSGSSTKTIIKESPIPIAALSKIQWLQTPSTNLIDAVAKLPGMSQISTGVGLSKPIIRGLGFNRVITMHDGVRQEDNQWGEEHSIQVDEYSIDRYEIIRGAGSLMYGSDGLGGVMSILSPRPVEEGKIVGRVLGQYLTNNNMLGLSAQVAGNKNGFVWLLQTSRKDAKNYRNPEDGRVYGSSFIEPFNFNGYIGLNKKWGYTRLHFLRSFQRFNIVTGTRNERGQFTKTIARNDTTEADVPVSESELNRRVINPANSQNLYNYKVSLNNYVQMGESSMSLNVSYAQNRRLEYANVFRPGVADLYFYLQTGYYDARYNLAPRKNWETTIGTNGMYQTLTNRGFETLYPNYELFDNGVFVFTKKSYERLKISGGVRYDLRMLNINRLYIDTEGRFQPRPTPGATIRFAGFEKSYQNISGSLGGVYNLTPQWTVRANISRGFRAPTVPELSSNGEHAGTFRYEIGNLKAIPEVAVQGDLGTTYDGKSVYADFSIFQNSIRNYTYSERVQTRMGADSIIDGVPVFRYTQGNARLQGLEATVTLNPAGARWFSLTQSFSSVFARNLSARTDDAKFLPFMPAPRWITQVRLTKDRWKGATGEGGLRNVYISADLEVNQQQNRVLLAYNTETPTPAYTLFGLGFGGDVVGRSKQTLFSVYVASTNLFDVSYQSHQSRLKYLDVNPATGRRGVYGMGRNVSVRLVIPFEGRL, from the coding sequence ATGCGAAAGATTCTATTTTTCTGCCTATACCTCATTGCCATTTCCTCCGCGCTGGCCCAGCATACCCTGACCGGACGCGTCATTCACGGCGAAAGCCGGGAGCCGGTCATCGGGGCGACCGTCTTTATTCCGGAACTGCGTTCCGGTGCTTCCACCGATGTCAACGGCGACTTCCGGCTGACCAATCTGCCGTCGGGTTCGCTCACGGTGCAGGTATCCTACGTGGCCCACAAGACCGTCATTCAGAAAGTCCAGCTGACGGGCAGCCAGAAGGTCGATTTTGTGATGGAAAATGCGGTCAATTCGCTGGAGGAAGTGATTGTTTCCGGCTCCTCGACCAAAACGATCATCAAGGAAAGCCCGATTCCGATTGCGGCGCTTTCCAAAATCCAGTGGCTGCAAACGCCCTCGACCAACCTGATCGACGCCGTGGCCAAACTGCCCGGCATGTCCCAGATTTCGACCGGCGTGGGTCTTTCCAAGCCCATCATCCGCGGCCTGGGCTTCAACCGCGTCATCACGATGCACGACGGCGTGCGGCAGGAAGACAACCAGTGGGGCGAGGAACACAGCATTCAGGTGGACGAATACTCGATTGACCGCTACGAAATCATCCGCGGGGCGGGCAGCCTGATGTACGGCTCGGACGGCCTCGGTGGGGTGATGTCGATTCTGTCGCCCCGGCCGGTCGAGGAAGGCAAAATCGTGGGTCGGGTGCTGGGCCAGTATCTGACCAACAACAACATGCTGGGCCTGTCGGCTCAGGTGGCGGGCAACAAAAACGGCTTCGTGTGGCTGCTGCAGACCAGCCGGAAAGACGCCAAAAATTACCGGAATCCGGAAGACGGCCGCGTGTACGGGTCGAGCTTCATAGAACCGTTCAATTTTAACGGCTACATCGGCCTCAACAAAAAATGGGGCTACACCCGGCTGCATTTCCTCCGCTCCTTCCAGCGCTTCAACATCGTGACGGGCACCCGCAACGAACGGGGCCAGTTTACCAAAACCATCGCCAGAAACGACACGACGGAAGCCGATGTGCCGGTTTCGGAAAGTGAACTGAACAGACGGGTCATCAACCCGGCCAACTCGCAGAATCTGTACAACTACAAGGTATCGCTGAACAATTACGTCCAGATGGGCGAAAGTTCGATGTCGCTGAACGTGTCGTACGCCCAGAACCGCCGCCTCGAATACGCCAACGTGTTCCGTCCGGGAGTCGCTGACCTGTACTTTTATCTCCAGACCGGCTATTACGACGCCCGCTACAACCTGGCGCCCCGCAAGAACTGGGAGACTACTATCGGCACCAACGGCATGTACCAGACGCTGACCAACCGGGGTTTTGAAACGCTGTATCCGAATTACGAACTGTTCGACAACGGCGTTTTTGTCTTTACCAAGAAAAGCTACGAGCGTCTGAAAATCAGCGGCGGTGTGCGTTACGATCTGCGTATGCTGAACATCAACCGGCTTTACATCGACACCGAAGGCCGGTTCCAGCCCCGCCCGACGCCGGGCGCAACCATCCGGTTTGCCGGTTTTGAAAAAAGCTATCAGAACATCTCAGGCAGCCTCGGCGGGGTGTACAACCTGACGCCGCAGTGGACCGTCCGGGCCAACATTTCCCGCGGTTTCCGCGCCCCGACCGTGCCCGAACTTTCGTCCAACGGCGAACACGCGGGCACGTTCCGGTACGAAATCGGTAATCTGAAGGCCATTCCGGAGGTGGCCGTTCAGGGCGACCTCGGCACCACCTACGACGGCAAAAGCGTGTACGCCGACTTCAGCATCTTCCAGAACTCCATCCGGAACTACACTTATTCGGAGCGGGTGCAGACCCGCATGGGTGCCGACTCGATCATCGACGGCGTGCCGGTTTTCCGGTACACGCAGGGGAACGCGCGCCTGCAGGGGCTGGAGGCTACGGTTACGCTCAATCCGGCCGGAGCGCGCTGGTTCAGCCTGACGCAGAGCTTCTCGTCGGTTTTCGCCCGCAACCTGAGCGCCCGCACGGACGATGCCAAATTCCTGCCCTTCATGCCAGCTCCCCGCTGGATTACGCAGGTTCGCCTGACGAAAGACCGCTGGAAAGGGGCTACCGGGGAGGGCGGTCTGCGCAACGTCTACATCTCGGCAGACCTTGAAGTGAACCAGCAGCAGAACCGGGTTCTGCTGGCGTACAATACCGAAACCCCGACACCAGCCTACACGCTGTTCGGCCTCGGTTTTGGCGGCGACGTGGTGGGCCGCAGCAAACAGACGCTGTTTTCGGTCTATGTCGCCTCGACCAACCTCTTCGACGTGAGCTACCAGAGCCACCAGAGCCGTCTGAAGTACCTGGACGTGAATCCGGCCACGGGTCGGCGGGGCGTCTACGGCATGGGGCGGAACGTCAGCGTGCGTCTGGTTATTCCGTTTGAAGGGCGGCTTTAG
- a CDS encoding Gfo/Idh/MocA family protein, which produces MRNIAMLGSGFIGRFYAESIHGQRGRDRVVAIYARREESARKFATDYGCSFYATDMEEVIAHPSVNMVCIALPNNLHEQAVMLCAKHRKDVVCTKPLGRNADEALRMMQAVEEAGIFGGYLEDLCYTPKFLKALESVRSGSLGRILWAKSRETHPGPHSDWFWDKEQAGGGCMLDLGCHCVEISRNFIGKDIRPVEVMCWAATQVKPIDAEDHAIALVKYENGAIGQFEVSWTFRGGMDLRDEVMGTEGTIWINNFLRTGFEMFTTGKGADYVAEKAESNTGWLFPVGDEVNDLGYNHMFTDMFNAAETGRRPTETFYDGYVVNAVLDAAYRSAESKQWEPVRLPVWRGQEGLSQQSTLVDYDEQHYLIKEEVTHDGRHKIILKEKASGRIVERDLA; this is translated from the coding sequence ATGCGAAACATTGCCATGCTCGGCTCCGGCTTTATCGGCCGCTTTTATGCCGAGTCCATCCACGGGCAGCGCGGCCGCGACCGCGTGGTGGCCATCTACGCCCGCCGCGAAGAATCCGCCCGAAAATTTGCCACTGATTACGGCTGCTCCTTTTACGCGACCGACATGGAGGAGGTCATCGCCCACCCGAGTGTCAACATGGTCTGCATTGCCCTGCCGAACAACCTGCACGAACAGGCGGTCATGCTCTGTGCCAAACACCGGAAAGATGTGGTCTGCACCAAGCCGCTGGGCCGCAACGCCGACGAAGCTCTCCGCATGATGCAGGCGGTGGAAGAAGCCGGTATTTTCGGCGGCTATCTGGAAGACCTCTGCTACACGCCCAAGTTTCTGAAAGCCCTCGAAAGCGTCCGGAGCGGGTCGCTGGGCCGAATTCTCTGGGCCAAGTCCCGCGAAACGCACCCGGGGCCGCATTCGGACTGGTTCTGGGACAAGGAGCAGGCGGGCGGCGGCTGCATGCTCGATCTGGGCTGCCACTGCGTCGAGATTTCCCGGAATTTTATCGGAAAAGACATCCGCCCCGTCGAGGTGATGTGCTGGGCGGCCACCCAGGTGAAGCCCATCGACGCCGAAGACCACGCCATTGCGCTGGTGAAATACGAGAACGGAGCCATCGGCCAGTTTGAGGTGAGCTGGACCTTCCGGGGCGGCATGGACCTGCGCGACGAGGTGATGGGCACCGAAGGCACCATCTGGATCAACAATTTTCTGCGGACGGGTTTTGAAATGTTCACCACCGGCAAAGGGGCCGATTACGTGGCCGAAAAGGCCGAATCCAATACCGGCTGGCTGTTTCCGGTCGGCGACGAGGTGAACGATCTGGGCTACAACCACATGTTTACCGACATGTTCAACGCCGCCGAGACGGGCCGCCGGCCCACCGAGACGTTCTACGACGGCTACGTGGTCAACGCGGTACTGGATGCGGCCTACCGCTCGGCGGAGTCGAAGCAGTGGGAGCCCGTTCGCCTGCCGGTCTGGCGCGGCCAGGAGGGCCTGAGCCAGCAGTCGACGCTGGTGGACTACGACGAGCAGCACTACCTCATCAAGGAGGAGGTGACCCACGACGGTCGCCACAAGATCATCCTGAAGGAAAAAGCCAGCGGGCGCATTGTCGAGCGCGATCTGGCCTAG
- a CDS encoding sensor histidine kinase: protein MLTERKLSLLDFSYLPEFARFVLTNHLDEFVQEQIQLSRQINLSMLRYFEALPEAQFQALARQGATEFLTYFIENRAEEQIETALRQWLSDSLPMVGRNQIVAEDITQVSFVRKQAFLKLLPAYTSDVQKALRIVGELDVFTLETETRSTNSYINLLNSKLQESEQTLREGIELYKQSQALTHIGNWRWYITENYVRWSDEMFRVYGLEPQCERVTYERFLERVHPEDRDRVQTYIQNALQTGQPLEYVHRVILPDGQVRYVQAKGEVLLDENGVAVEMIGTGQDITARQLASLEIEEKQTFIQKLTDAAPSIIASYNINTGQYVFINQAVEKLLGYAPEQILSAGVMFLLQLVHPEDLRPMQEANEKALAAAHQTVDGHYVDPIEEFRYRMRHQNGEYRWFETYGTVFDRNPDGTVAHILNITLDITDKVEAERKIAEKTLQIEQSNTSLREFAYIASHDLKEPLRKISTFGDRLRAMEQDRLSEEGKVILDKMISSSGRMQSMISDVLSVSLISADKAFEMASLQVILDDVILALDLQPEQRVLVENGPLPKAWINPRQFRQLFMNLLNNSLKFVRDGVPPVIRISHRLRLPEEVEGQALMAAARYHELTFADNGIGFDNRFAGRIFALFERLHGKSEFEGTGIGLAVCRRILENHGGLIQASGVVNQGATFVLLFPDLHP from the coding sequence ATGCTTACAGAGCGAAAGCTATCCCTGCTTGATTTTAGTTACTTGCCCGAATTTGCCCGGTTTGTGTTGACGAACCATCTGGACGAATTTGTGCAGGAACAGATTCAGCTTTCCCGTCAGATTAACCTTTCCATGCTTCGGTACTTCGAAGCCCTGCCGGAAGCGCAGTTTCAGGCCCTTGCCCGCCAGGGAGCGACCGAGTTTTTGACCTATTTCATTGAGAATCGCGCGGAAGAACAGATTGAAACCGCGCTCCGGCAATGGCTGAGCGACAGCCTTCCGATGGTGGGCCGCAACCAGATTGTGGCCGAAGACATCACCCAGGTAAGCTTCGTCCGCAAACAGGCTTTTCTCAAACTGCTGCCAGCCTATACGTCCGACGTTCAGAAGGCCCTGCGCATTGTCGGCGAACTGGATGTCTTCACGCTGGAAACCGAAACCCGTTCCACCAATTCGTACATCAACCTCCTCAACAGCAAGCTGCAGGAAAGCGAGCAGACCCTGCGCGAAGGCATCGAACTCTACAAGCAGTCGCAGGCCCTGACCCATATCGGCAACTGGCGGTGGTATATCACCGAAAATTACGTCCGGTGGTCGGATGAAATGTTCCGCGTCTACGGACTCGAACCCCAGTGCGAGCGGGTGACCTACGAACGTTTTCTGGAACGGGTCCATCCGGAAGACCGCGACCGGGTACAGACGTATATTCAGAACGCCCTGCAGACGGGCCAGCCGCTGGAATACGTGCACCGGGTGATTCTGCCCGACGGCCAGGTCCGGTACGTGCAGGCAAAAGGGGAGGTGCTGCTGGACGAAAACGGGGTCGCCGTCGAAATGATCGGCACCGGGCAGGACATTACGGCGCGGCAGCTGGCCAGCCTCGAAATCGAAGAGAAACAGACGTTTATCCAGAAACTGACCGACGCCGCTCCGTCCATTATCGCGTCCTACAACATCAATACCGGCCAGTATGTGTTCATCAACCAGGCCGTTGAAAAACTGCTGGGCTACGCGCCGGAGCAGATTCTGTCGGCGGGGGTGATGTTTCTCCTCCAGCTGGTGCATCCGGAGGATCTCCGGCCCATGCAGGAGGCGAACGAAAAAGCGCTGGCCGCCGCCCATCAGACCGTGGATGGGCATTACGTAGACCCGATCGAGGAGTTCCGCTACCGGATGCGGCACCAGAACGGCGAATACCGCTGGTTCGAGACCTACGGAACGGTCTTCGACCGCAACCCCGACGGCACCGTGGCCCACATCCTCAACATCACGCTCGACATTACCGACAAGGTGGAAGCCGAGCGCAAAATCGCCGAAAAAACGCTCCAGATCGAACAGTCGAATACCAGCCTCCGCGAATTCGCCTATATCGCCAGCCACGATCTCAAAGAGCCGCTCCGCAAGATTTCGACCTTCGGCGACCGGCTGCGGGCGATGGAACAGGACCGGCTCAGCGAGGAGGGAAAGGTTATTCTCGACAAAATGATCAGCTCGTCCGGCCGGATGCAGTCCATGATCAGCGACGTGCTTTCGGTTTCGCTGATTTCGGCCGATAAAGCCTTTGAAATGGCCAGCCTCCAGGTCATCCTCGACGACGTCATCCTCGCCCTGGACCTTCAGCCGGAGCAGCGGGTGCTGGTCGAAAATGGCCCGCTGCCCAAAGCCTGGATCAACCCGCGGCAGTTCCGGCAGCTGTTCATGAATCTGCTCAACAATTCACTCAAGTTTGTCCGCGATGGCGTACCGCCCGTCATCCGGATCAGCCATCGCCTGCGCCTGCCGGAAGAGGTCGAAGGGCAGGCGCTGATGGCGGCCGCCCGCTACCACGAACTCACCTTTGCCGACAACGGCATCGGCTTCGACAACCGTTTTGCGGGCCGTATTTTTGCCCTTTTCGAGCGGCTGCACGGCAAGAGTGAATTTGAAGGCACGGGCATCGGCCTGGCGGTCTGCCGGCGCATTCTCGAAAATCATGGCGGCCTCATCCAGGCCAGCGGGGTCGTCAACCAGGGGGCTACCTTTGTCCTCCTGTTTCCGGATCTGCATCCCTGA
- a CDS encoding GntR family transcriptional regulator encodes MNDKPTKIPQYQHLYEILRQQIIRGDFQAGDLLPSEKDLYNQYRLTQPTIRQALALLVQDGYIRKHQGKGSIVQPLPIGLGVMSIVGRLANTGNIDKRETQITTTLVSKPQLINFPDGMLFTPPESDVQAGFYGLERVRAVNGQPVFFEQLILPNRHLPGFTRQRFENRSLFDLLRSKYGLLVKGGEQKIWALAADERIAGLLDVAEGSPVVRLEKRIDTNRPDFVFYSSLFAHTEHYTLHGRF; translated from the coding sequence ATGAACGATAAACCCACGAAAATACCGCAGTATCAGCACCTGTACGAAATTCTTCGCCAGCAGATTATCCGCGGTGATTTTCAGGCGGGAGACCTATTGCCGTCCGAAAAAGACCTTTACAACCAATATCGCCTTACGCAGCCTACCATCCGGCAGGCGCTGGCGCTGCTCGTGCAGGACGGCTACATCCGCAAGCACCAGGGCAAGGGAAGCATCGTTCAGCCGCTACCAATTGGTCTCGGGGTGATGTCAATTGTCGGGCGGCTGGCCAATACAGGGAACATCGATAAACGGGAAACCCAGATCACGACCACGCTGGTGAGCAAGCCGCAGCTCATTAATTTTCCGGACGGAATGCTCTTTACGCCCCCGGAAAGCGACGTGCAGGCGGGTTTTTACGGACTGGAACGGGTTCGGGCGGTCAACGGCCAGCCGGTGTTCTTCGAACAACTGATTCTGCCGAACCGGCACCTGCCCGGCTTTACGCGGCAGCGCTTCGAGAACCGCTCCCTGTTCGATCTGTTGCGGTCCAAATACGGGCTGCTGGTGAAGGGCGGCGAACAAAAGATCTGGGCCCTGGCCGCCGACGAACGGATTGCCGGACTGCTGGATGTAGCCGAGGGCAGCCCGGTGGTGCGTCTGGAAAAACGCATCGACACCAACCGGCCCGATTTTGTCTTTTATTCTTCGCTCTTCGCGCACACGGAGCACTACACGCTGCACGGTCGTTTCTGA